Below is a genomic region from Alkalinema sp. FACHB-956.
CCCCAAAGTGGAATTATTGTTACAGACAAAAACAGTGATTTTAATATGTATTTTGTCCAGCCAGAAAAAGGTCGAGAATTTTTAGAGTCTCTCAAAAACTTAGGGATTAAGGTTGAAACCCTCACACTTATCCCTTCTGACAAACATGAGAAAAAATTGCTCTTTCAGGGCATTGCTGGGTTCATAGTCATAGTCGCTCTAGTTGGTAGCTGCACTTACAATGCAATCACTCAACCTAAATCTACCAATTCTGGCGCAAACGCAGAAGAGATTGAAAAATGTTTGAAGAAATACATTCAAGGCGATACTGTAGAGAAGCATGAAATCGAAGAAGCTTATAGGAAATGCTCTCCTTGAAGCTGTTGAGTCAAATTATCAACAGGTAATTTCAATCATGTGCCACGATCGCTGCAAGGACGTGAAAGAGCGATGCGATCGCACAACGGAACACCCAAAAATCACCCTTTTCCTTGGCGGAATTGCTTAATTTGAGCGATCGCGTCTTCTAAGGTAATGCCATCCAAAAGCGAATCGCGATCGCGCGTGTAATCTCCACTGCCCTGGTCAAACTGCTGCAAAAAACGTGCCATTCCCACCGCACCTAACGCCTGCACCAAAGCCTCAATGCCAATCTGCCGTAATTGCGCTGGACTCAACTCATGGGTTTGCATCAGTCATCACCTCCAAAAGCCATCTCACTGGATTGACTACCTTCACTTGTAACATGTTTGAATGCCGTCCTGCCCAACGTATCATTCGATCATCCGTCGTCAGCAGTGCTGTTGCGCAGCCGATCTCAGCACAAGCTAAATGTAACGCATCAAACGTCCCCACCCCCTGCTGAATAAATACACCCGCTCGAACCTCAATGGATTCATCTACAGTAACTTGCAGAGTTGCTAGATCAGCAAATGCCCGAAGCTGAGATTTCCGCTCTGCATCACGAGTTTGGTTAATCTCAAGCGCGATCGCCTAACTTCCTACCAACTGCCATTCACCACGCTGACAGCGACCTAAAATCAGCAAAACTGCCTCTGATTCCAACCGAACCCGTTCCTGAGTTTGATCATCAAACGGGCGATTCAAGCAACATACATCCAAATAGATCAGCACACTCATTGATTCGAGGCTAGTTAAGCTGACCTTATTCTATGACGTGGCCGGGAGTTAAAGGTTTGATTTCAACCTGCTACGTAACATTAATCGACATTTATTAGCATCGGGTAATTTCAAGCATCTGCCACGATCGCTGCAAGGACGTGAAAAAGCGATCGCCGCGATCGCTCCCAACATCATCGCCCTCCCCCGTACGATCGAACCAACCGAACCATTCCAAAAAGGCTGGCTCCAACCAAGGTTTGTCTAAATTGTTAAAATCTAGAACAAACAGCCTAAAACTGCGCTGGCCATATCTCCAGGAGCTAAAACTATGGTTGCAGCCAAAGACACCGCCCGCCACTTCACCCCCGAAGAATACTTCGCTTGGGAAGAAAAGCAGCTAGAGAAACACGAACTGATTGACGGCCAAGTCTATGCCATGACCGGTGGTAGCATCAATCATGG
It encodes:
- a CDS encoding PIN domain-containing protein is translated as MALEINQTRDAERKSQLRAFADLATLQVTVDESIEVRAGVFIQQGVGTFDALHLACAEIGCATALLTTDDRMIRWAGRHSNMLQVKVVNPVRWLLEVMTDANP